A window of the Labeo rohita strain BAU-BD-2019 unplaced genomic scaffold, IGBB_LRoh.1.0 scaffold_496, whole genome shotgun sequence genome harbors these coding sequences:
- the LOC127160930 gene encoding uncharacterized protein LOC127160930, which yields MKCTVCWGVLMKDKVCCPKCGVHSHLKCQRTTCGICVICSSGGEGNVMFQHLQKEERKHTEESTRQTPDDKDQQGGEKRETYKTDKVEVKKDQSKGKKCKASDASNREEKQDIKEERQQQTFDTEVKKEQSNAKKRKASDASNREKMQDRKEERQPQTFDMDSDIGHEGEVEEASDSAGCSLNNPTEGIKGIKVFGRLALTGQRKTQYIVTEEEIQRRIEGENMSSNVFRDLLGGRKKNLPEIVLTLPKKMKTKTSIFSALTEGEASDLATGLTKNLCQNVSPELVRKDISDQSAEVTRTTLTSVRANLQSSLDSASPFSLLTHTFGPQAVDGVLGFIIESLK from the exons ATGAAGTGCACAGTGTGCTGGGGTGTCCTAATGAAAGACAAG GTGTGCTGTCCCAAATGTGGTgtgcacagccatttgaaatgCCAGCGAACAACTTGTGGAATCTGTGTGATCTGCAGTT CAGGTGGAGAAGGAAATGTTATGTTTCAACATCTACAAAAGGAAGAACGTAAGCATACAGAGGAAAGCACAAGACAAACTCCAGATGATAAGGATCAACAGGGAGGAGAGAAAAGGGAAACTTATAAAACAGACAAAGTGGAAGTAAAAAAAGACCAATCAAAGGGTAAAAAATGCAAGGCAAGTGATGCATCAAATAGGGAAGAAAAGCAAGACATCAAGGAGGAAAGACAGCAACAAACTTTTGACACAgaagtaaaaaaagaacaatcaaATGCTAAAAAACGGAAGGCAAGTGATGCATCAAATAGGGAAAAAATGCAAGACCGCAAGGAGGAAAGGCAGCCACAAACTTTTGACATGGACAGTGATATAGGTCATGAAGGTGAAGTAGAAGAGGCAAGTGACAGTGCAGGATGTTCTCTGAATAACCCCACAGAGGGCATTAAGGGCATTAAAGTCTTTGGACGCTTAGCCCTCACTGGCCAGAGAAAGACCCAGTATATTGTCACAGAAGAAGAAATTCAGCGCAGAATAGAAGGAGAGAACATGTCCTCTAACGTTTTTAGAGATCTGCTAGGA GGCCGCAAGAAAAATTTGCCTGAAATAGTCCTCACCCTTCCCAAGAAAATGAAGaccaaaacaagcatttttagTGCTTTAACAGAGGGGGAGGCTTCAGACCTAGCCACTGGTCTAACCAAAAACCTATGTCAAAATGTCAGTCCAGAATTGGTACGCAAGGACATAAGTGACCAGAGTGCAGAAGTGACCAG GACAACTCTCACTAGCGTACGTGCCAACTTGCAATCAAGCCTGGACTCTGCATCACCCTTCAGTTTGTTAACCCACACATTTGGTCCACAGGCAGTTGATGGGGTGTTAGGTTTCAtcatagaaagtttaaaatga